The proteins below are encoded in one region of Mangifera indica cultivar Alphonso chromosome 7, CATAS_Mindica_2.1, whole genome shotgun sequence:
- the LOC123220657 gene encoding protein ALTERED SEED GERMINATION 2-like isoform X1, with product MMSFMHVLDGVELRPPVSDVSCNGLAARLEKCRMLIEIAGNYLDEGANPFHVVEACNEVLEGHGSEIGSMMRHERLCTLAALLLRIVIVGDDCALPPPQGIAG from the exons ATGATGAGTTTCATGCATGTACTTGACGGGGTTGAACTGCGTCCACCAGTTTCTGATGTTTCATGCAATGGTCTTGCTGCCAGG CTTGAAAAGTGCAGGATGTTAATTGAAATTGCTGGAAATTACTTAGATGAAGGGGCAAATCCTTTCCATGTAGTTGAGGCGTGCAATGAAGTTTTGGAAGGGCATGGTAGTGAAATTGGATCCATGATGAGGCATGAGCGTCTTTGCACACTTGCTGCCTTATTGCTTAGG ATTGTTATAGTTGGAGATGATTGTGCATTGCCTCCACCTCAAGGCATAGCTGGATGA
- the LOC123220605 gene encoding putative disease resistance RPP13-like protein 1 — protein MEAVLQPVVSELVDRLFKILGSNEVQDFAWQLVGGVDSEIKDLKEKLRLIGNLLGKMEDMQLSDDSVNIWFDNLQHWAYDAEDLLDEFAYEALRCKCKAEHQASSSRGFSFLSASLPSSFFAVQMRFKIKKINSRLEQHYQQISKERQLLELPGLPPNNVAALQKPGETSSVPPQQKVYGRNEDEAELLKMVKSGANFQVIAVVGMGGIGKTTIAREVYNHKELEDFKFEKKAWVCVSTTTTFDVLKISKALLDEFSSSVPNNLNAVQVRLKEEVSGKKFLIVLDDIWKVEYNEWEKLMSPFTAGAPGSMMIVTTRDIHVAQEIRCSHTHRLRLLSDEACKSLFEEHAFGTGAIAVPNQISDSIYKRVVERCGGLPLAAKTLGGLLRFKQSDSWENILESKIWSIYDESDHILSTLKLSYHYLPSNLKRCFGYCANFPQDYEFEEKELALLWIAEGIVQPSNKQLDEASECFHKLCSRSLFHQLSSDSCKYVMHDLVHDLAQLVFKGISFRSEQNIVELPEKVRYFTYEPDYYTGKNKFETLEKAKSLRTFLPVKPKSECYISATVIFDLLPKFEMLRALSFEGYQIIYLPDSIGDMVHLRYLNFSYTKIRSLPESTCQLFNLQTLLLKKCSHLMELPSNMRYLTNLCHLDISGQNSLREMPYGMEKLKNLQVLSNFIVGEDTRSYLEDLRSLSFLRELHISELQNVTDLNHIQEQILSNKSKLKVLILEWRDQVNSQATDVEMNLLDKLKPPINLRELTIRGYGSKSFPSWLGDLSWLSNLRVFTIEKCPQLIGEVPNYFSSLERFVIKDCPRLVVSLSNYPIGCKLEINNCKGMVCNDGSIDFEKLDSKDLANISIVEDKLKKGSQRVDRLEIVHNEEIIESWRSLENTNFLSNINSLEISECQNLRSIRRGMLPSSLEEFDINSCQSLTFIDSDVLPLSLKRLRIEECEDLKFLEDLSVCSLIESINVFGCKSLKCISLDGPLLETLNHLDVRRCKALETLSPRRNEYLPKALTSIYINECEELKSIAESFDNSTCLKNITLWGCENLESLPSGLHHLPCLESIKIWKCPKLPVTEGVPTSLIEDLSISDLPQLKSISDHTNLTALKRLEIISLPLLESISDLNNLSSLKWLQIHNLPQLEVISNLSGLTSLTKLYIKECQKLKSIPSLSGLTSLESLEIRDLPQLESIPSLSGLTSLESLEIRDFPQLESIPNLSGLISLESLQIIDLPQLESIPNLSGLISLESLQIIDLPQLESIPNLSGLISLESLEIIDLPQLESIQDLSNLSSLTDFIISNCPRIKLIPSLSSDTSHEKFYIEDCPNLKSIPDLGNFKDLSIIKCPKLKSLQTLPSSLQSLYITDCPLLIKRWKSVRGKYSSKIAQIPKVVIDGKFIYNSKEYEVVYPSFFL, from the coding sequence ATGGAAGCCGTTCTTCAGCCCGTCGTCTCCGAACTCGTTGACAGGTTGTTCAAGATATTGGGGTCCAATGAAGTGCAGGACTTTGCCTGGCAACTTGTTGGAGGGGTAGATTCAGAGATCAAAGATCTGAAGGAGAAGTTAAGACTCATTGGAAATCTTCTTGGCAAAATGGAAGACATGCAACTGTCAGATGATAGCGTAAATATCTGGTTTGACAATCTTCAACATTGGGCTTATGATGCGGAGGACTTACTGGATGAGTTTGCCTACGAAGCTTTGCGATGCAAATGCAAGGCAGAACACCAGGCTAGCTCCAGCAGAGGATTTAGCTTTCTCTCTGCTTCTTTACCTAGTTCTTTCTTCGCTGTCCAGATGCGGTTCAAgatcaaaaaaatcaatagcCGGCTCGAACAACACTACCAGCAAATATCAAAAGAACGTCAGTTGCTGGAGCTTCCTGGACTGCCACCAAACAACGTCGCTGCACTGCAAAAACCAGGGGAAACTTCAAGCGTCCCGCCTCAACAAAAGGTTTATGGCAGAAATGAAGATGAAGCCGAACTATTGAAAATGGTGAAAAGCGGTGCCAACTTTCAAGTAATAGCAGTTGTCGGCATGGGAGGGATCGGCAAAACAACAATTGCTCGAGAAGTGTACAATCACAAGGAGTTGGAAGATTTCAAGTTTGAGAAAAAAGCGTGGGTGTGTGTTTCAACCACAACCACCTTTGACGTTCTCAAAATCTCAAAGGCACTTCTTGATGAATTCTCGTCCTCCGttccaaataatttaaatgcAGTGCAAGTTAGGCTAAAAGAGGAAGTAAGTggaaaaaaattcttgataGTATTAGACGATATTTGGAAGGTGGAGTACAACGAATGGGAAAAGCTCATGTCTCCTTTCACAGCTGGTGCACCTGGAAGCATGATGATCGTGACAACACGCGATATACATGTTGCACAAGAAATAAGATGCTCTCATACTCATCGATTAAGGCTTTTATCTGACGAAGCTTGTAAGTCCTTGTTTGAGGAGCATGCATTTGGGACTGGTGCAATTGCTGTTCCTAATCAAATTTCGGATTCAATTTACAAGAGAGTTGTTGAAAGGTGTGGCGGCCTACCACTGGCAGCGAAGACCCTCGGTGGTCTTCTACGCTTTAAGCAGAGCGATTCATGGGAAAATATATTGGAAAGCAAAATATGGAGTATATATGATGAAAGTGATCACATTCTCTCGACATTAAAGCTAAGCTATCATTATCTTCCTTCGAATCTAAAAAGATGTTTTGGCTATTGTGCAAATTTTCCTCAGGATTACGAATTTGAGGAGAAGGAACTTGCACTTTTATGGATTGCGGAAGGTATTGTTCAACCATCAAATAAGCAATTGGATGAGGCAAGTGAGTGTTTTCACAAATTATGTTCAAGGTCGCTTTTCCACCAATTGAGTAGTGATAGTTGTAAATATGTTATGCATGATCTTGTTCATGATCTTGCTCAATTGGTTTTTAAAGGAATCAGTTTTAGATCGGAGCAAAATATTGTTGAGCTGCCGGAAAAGGTtcgttattttacttatgaaCCTGATTATTATAccggaaaaaataaatttgaaacctTGGAAAAAGCAAAAAGTCTAAGAACATTTTTGCCTGTGAAGCCTAAGTCAGAGTGTTATATAAGTGCTACtgttatttttgatttattgcCAAAGTTTGAAATGTTGAGAGCACTATCTTTTGAAggatatcaaattatttatttacctGATTCAATTGGTGATATGGTACATCTAAGGTATCTCAACTTCTCTTATACTAAGATAAGAAGTTTGCCTGAGTCAACATGCCAGTTATTTAACTTGCAAACTTTGCTATTGAAAAAATGTTCTCATCTTATGGAGTTACCTTCCAACATGAGATATCTGACCAATCTATGTCATCTTGATATAAGTGGTCAAAATTCATTGAGAGAGATGCCATATGGAATggaaaagttaaaaaatctTCAAGTGTTGTCTAATTTTATTGTGGGAGAGGATACACGTTCTTATTTGGAAGATTTGAGGAGTTTAAGTTTTCTTCGAGAGCTTCACATTTCAGAATTACAGAATGTGACAGATCTAAATCACATACAAGAGCAAATACTAAGTAATAAGAGCAAACTAAAAGTGTTGATACTAGAATGGAGAGATCAAGTAAACTCACAAGCAACAGATGTAGAAATGAATCTACTTGACAAGCTAAAGCCTCCTATCAATTTAAGAGAACTCACAATCAGAGGCTATGGTAGTAAAAGTTTTCCATCTTGGTTAGGAGATTTGTCATGGCTCTCTAATTTGCGTGTGTTTACTATTGAAAAATGTCCCCAACTTATTGGAGAAGTtcctaattatttttcttcattagaaAGATTTGTTATTAAGGATTGTCCAAGGTTGGTGGTCTCATTATCAAATTATCCTATAGGTtgcaaattagaaattaataattgtaaagGAATGGTATGTAATGATGGTTCAATTGATTTTGAGAAATTGGATTCTAAAGATCTTGCAAATATTTCGATAgttgaagataaattaaagaaaggtTCTCAAAGAGTAGATCGTTTGGAGATTGTTCATAATGAAGAGATTATAGAATCTTGGCGAAGTTTGGAAAACACCAATTTTCTTTCCAATATAAATTCTCTTGAGATTAGTGAATGTCAGAATCTAAGATCTATTAGGAGGGGCATGCTACCATCATCTCTGGAAGAATTTGATATTAATTCCTGTCAGAGTCTAACATTCATTGATAGCGATGTCTTACCTTTATCTCTGAAAAGGCTTAGGATTGAAGAATGTGAAGACCTGAAATTTTTGGAGGATTTAAGTGTTTGTTCTCTTATTGAGTCCATAAATGTTTTTGGGTGTAAATCTCTCAAGTGCATATCATTAGATGGTCCGTTGCTTGAGACACTCAACCATCTAGATGTTAGACGTTGCAAAGCACTGGAAACATTATCACCTCGTAGAAATGAGTACCTCCCTAAGGCACTTACATCCATCTATATTAATGAATGTGAAGAGCTAAAGTCAATTGCTGAGTCCTTTGATAATAGCACGTgtcttaaaaatattactttatggGGTTGTGAAAATCTTGAATCCTTACCTTCAGGTCTACACCATCTTCCTTGCCTTGAGTCTATTAAAATATGGAAGTGTCCAAAATTGCCGGTGACAGAAGGTGTTCCCACCAGTCTAATAGAAGATTTGAGCATCTCAGACCTCCCACAACTTAAATCTATCTCAGACCACACCAATCTCACCGCTCTTAAAAGGTTGGAAATCATTTCACTCCCACTGCTTGAATCCATCTCAGACCTGAACAACCTTTCCTCTCTAAAATGGTTGCAAATCCACAATCTCCCACAGCTTGAAGTAATTTCAAATCTCagcggcctcacctctcttACAAAGTTGTACATTAAGGAATGCCAAAAGCtcaaatcaattccaagtctcagcggcctcacctctcttgaaagtttggaaatccgtgatctcccacagcttgaatcaattccaagtctcagcggcctcacctctcttgaaagtttggaaatccGTGATTtcccacagcttgaatcaattCCAAATCTCAGCGGCCTCATCTCTCTTGAAAGTTTGCAAATCATTGAtctcccacagcttgaatcaattCCAAATCTCAGCGGCCTCATCTCTCTTGAAAGTTTGCAAATCATTGAtctcccacagcttgaatcaattCCAAATCTCAGCGGCCTCATCTCtcttgaaagtttggaaatcattgatctcccacagcttgaatcaatCCAAGATCTGAGCAACCTCTCCTCTCTTACAGATTTCATAATTTCCAATTGCCCAAGGATCAAATTAATTCCAAGTCTGAGCAGCGACACCTCTCATGAAAAATTCTACATTGAGGATTGCCCAAACCTCAAATCCATTCCAGATCTTGGCAACTTCAAAgatttatcaattataaaatgCCCAAAACTCAAATCCCTACAAACCCTGCCATCCTCACTTCAGTCTTTATATATTACAGATTGTCCACTGCTTATAAAACGATGGAAAAGTGTTAGGGGAAAATATTCCTCAAAGATTGCTCAAATTCCTAAAGTTGTAATAGATGGCAAATTCATCTATAATTCAAAGGAGTACGAAGTTGTTTATCCGAGCTTCTTTCTCTAA
- the LOC123220657 gene encoding uncharacterized protein LOC123220657 isoform X2 — translation MMSFMHVLDGVELRPPVSDVSCNGLAARLEKCRMLIEIAGNYLDEGANPFHVVEACNEVLEGHGSEIGSMMRLL, via the exons ATGATGAGTTTCATGCATGTACTTGACGGGGTTGAACTGCGTCCACCAGTTTCTGATGTTTCATGCAATGGTCTTGCTGCCAGG CTTGAAAAGTGCAGGATGTTAATTGAAATTGCTGGAAATTACTTAGATGAAGGGGCAAATCCTTTCCATGTAGTTGAGGCGTGCAATGAAGTTTTGGAAGGGCATGGTAGTGAAATTGGATCCATGATGAG ATTGTTATAG